The Magnetospirillum sp. 15-1 genome has a window encoding:
- the cysN gene encoding sulfate adenylyltransferase subunit CysN: MGGHPQSLDAVLDAHAAKDILRLLTCGSVDDGKSTLIGRMLYDTGSVATDQMAALERDSRRSMPEGGLDFSLLVDGLEAEREQGITIDVAYRYFGTERRKFIVADTPGHEQYTRNMATGASNADLAVVLVDARQGVVTQTRRHATIVHLMGITDVVLAVNKMDLVGYDQAVFARIEAEFKAFATAIGIAHVTAIPVSALKGDNLAVPSDSMAWYTGQTLLHFMETVRVERHPQGAGLRMPVQWVCRPNQDFRGYAGTIASGRVAPGMAVTIEPGGRASRVESIVTHDGVLTGAGAGQAVILTLTDDVDVSRGDVIAAADDRPASSDQFAAHLVWMSERPLLPERSYLMRIGNQTAGFQVSHIKYRLNVNTLEHTAATRLDLNDVAVCNIALDRQVVFEPYGVDRSLGGFILMDRVTNETVGCGMIDFALRRAANIHWQAVTVDKAARAALKGQRPAVVWLTGLSGAGKSSIADLVERKLTALGRHTYLLDGDNVRHGLNRDLGFTDADRVENIRRVAEVARLFVDAGMIVLTSFISPFRLERRMARDLVGADAFIEVFADAPLAVCEGRDPKGLYRKARAGEIQNFTGIDSAYEAPEQPDLHLHTDTQSLEEMADRVIALLRERSLI; encoded by the coding sequence ATGGGCGGACATCCCCAGTCTCTCGACGCCGTCCTGGACGCCCATGCCGCCAAGGACATCCTGCGCCTGTTGACGTGTGGCAGCGTCGATGACGGCAAGAGCACGCTGATCGGCCGGATGCTCTACGACACCGGCTCGGTGGCCACCGACCAGATGGCGGCGCTGGAGCGCGACAGCCGCCGCTCCATGCCCGAGGGCGGCCTGGACTTCTCCCTGCTGGTGGACGGTCTGGAGGCCGAGCGCGAGCAGGGCATCACCATCGACGTGGCCTATCGCTATTTCGGCACCGAGCGGCGCAAGTTCATCGTCGCCGACACCCCCGGCCACGAGCAGTACACCCGCAACATGGCCACCGGCGCCTCCAACGCCGATCTGGCGGTGGTGCTGGTGGACGCCCGCCAGGGCGTGGTCACCCAGACCCGCCGCCATGCCACCATCGTTCATCTGATGGGCATCACCGACGTGGTGCTGGCGGTGAACAAGATGGATCTGGTCGGCTATGACCAGGCGGTGTTCGCGCGCATCGAGGCCGAGTTCAAGGCGTTCGCCACCGCCATCGGCATCGCCCATGTCACCGCCATCCCGGTATCGGCGCTGAAGGGCGACAATCTGGCGGTACCGTCGGACTCCATGGCCTGGTACACCGGCCAGACCCTGCTGCATTTCATGGAGACGGTGCGGGTGGAACGCCATCCCCAGGGCGCCGGCCTGCGCATGCCGGTGCAGTGGGTCTGCCGGCCCAACCAGGATTTCCGGGGCTATGCCGGCACCATCGCCAGCGGGCGGGTGGCGCCGGGCATGGCCGTCACCATCGAGCCCGGCGGCCGCGCCAGCCGGGTGGAAAGCATCGTCACCCATGACGGCGTCCTGACCGGGGCCGGGGCGGGACAGGCGGTGATCCTGACCCTGACCGACGACGTGGACGTGTCGCGGGGCGACGTCATCGCCGCCGCCGACGACCGTCCGGCCTCGTCGGACCAGTTCGCCGCCCATCTGGTGTGGATGTCCGAGCGCCCCTTGCTGCCCGAGCGCTCGTACCTGATGCGCATCGGCAACCAGACCGCCGGCTTTCAGGTCTCCCATATCAAGTACCGTCTCAACGTCAACACCCTGGAGCATACGGCCGCCACCCGGCTGGACCTCAACGACGTGGCGGTGTGCAACATCGCCCTGGACCGTCAGGTGGTGTTCGAGCCCTATGGAGTCGACCGCAGCCTGGGCGGCTTCATCCTCATGGACCGGGTCACCAACGAGACCGTCGGCTGCGGCATGATCGACTTCGCCCTCCGGCGGGCCGCCAACATCCACTGGCAGGCGGTAACCGTCGACAAGGCCGCCCGCGCCGCCCTCAAGGGCCAGCGCCCCGCCGTGGTCTGGCTGACCGGCCTGTCGGGCGCCGGCAAGTCCTCCATCGCCGATCTGGTGGAGCGCAAGCTGACGGCCCTGGGGCGCCATACCTATCTGCTGGACGGCGACAATGTCCGCCACGGCCTCAACCGCGACCTGGGCTTCACCGATGCCGACCGGGTGGAAAACATCCGCCGCGTCGCCGAGGTCGCCCGGCTGTTCGTGGATGCGGGCATGATCGTGCTGACCTCGTTCATCTCGCCCTTCCGGCTGGAACGCCGCATGGCGCGCGATCTGGTGGGCGCCGACGCGTTCATCGAGGTCTTCGCCGACGCGCCGCTGGCGGTGTGCGAGGGGCGCGATCCCAAGGGCCTCTACCGCAAGGCCCGGGCCGGCGAGATCCAGAACTTCACCGGCATCGATTCCGCCTATGAAGCCCCGGAGCAGCCCGATCTCCACCTGCACACCGATACGCAATCCCTGGAGGAGATGGCCGACCGGGTCATCGCCCTGCTGCGCGAGCGTTCCCTGATCTGA
- a CDS encoding O-antigen ligase family protein, whose protein sequence is MATLSSVLTHPEAPLVLAAIMAGPVAVLAPLGCAPLMVVVATALLAQSRGRLPWRSLDRHLVLLLATLAAYASLSVLWSDQPLTTVAGSLSLIGTLICGVIVLGTAATLSAEGRQRVELALALGVILGFVALAALQFNIRLTAQSEYMTRLRLSLLSRGVIVVSLLLWPTLLVLRHRPLPSALVAVLATGTILSSDIGGAKLGLAGGLLCGLAGLAAPRLAGRAMGYGAAILVIAAPFLALKLPEPQGVMDHWPQFSTSALHRMVIWNFTAEHIIERPILGWGLESSRWIPGADDDTRVTVKRNGDDAVMPLTHLPLHPHNAPLQWWLELGLVGAAILAYGIIRVTGALPAALDRASRFTAFGTTGAVLAVSCVSFGAWQKWWLAAAWLLASFTVIAIRSGNARAAGR, encoded by the coding sequence ATGGCCACTCTTTCGTCCGTCCTGACCCACCCCGAAGCCCCCCTGGTCCTGGCGGCCATTATGGCCGGACCCGTCGCCGTCCTGGCGCCCCTAGGCTGTGCCCCACTGATGGTAGTAGTAGCCACGGCGCTGTTGGCTCAGAGCCGGGGCCGGCTACCCTGGCGGAGTCTCGACCGGCATCTGGTTCTGCTGCTGGCCACCCTGGCGGCCTATGCCAGCCTCAGCGTCTTGTGGTCGGATCAACCCCTGACCACCGTCGCCGGGTCATTGTCCCTGATCGGCACCTTAATCTGCGGCGTGATCGTCCTGGGCACGGCCGCAACCCTGTCCGCCGAGGGCAGGCAACGGGTGGAACTGGCGCTGGCCCTGGGCGTAATTCTCGGCTTCGTGGCCCTGGCCGCCCTGCAGTTCAACATTCGCTTGACCGCCCAGAGCGAATATATGACGCGGCTGCGACTGTCGTTGCTCAGCCGCGGGGTCATCGTTGTCAGCCTGCTACTGTGGCCGACCCTGCTGGTTTTGCGGCACCGGCCGCTGCCGTCGGCTTTAGTCGCCGTACTGGCGACTGGGACCATCCTGAGTTCGGACATCGGCGGCGCCAAGCTCGGCCTGGCGGGGGGATTGCTGTGCGGCCTGGCCGGCCTGGCCGCCCCCCGGCTGGCCGGGCGGGCCATGGGCTACGGAGCCGCGATCCTGGTCATCGCCGCGCCGTTCCTGGCCCTCAAGCTGCCCGAGCCCCAGGGCGTCATGGACCACTGGCCGCAATTCTCGACCTCGGCGCTTCATCGCATGGTGATTTGGAATTTCACCGCCGAGCACATCATCGAGCGCCCGATCCTGGGATGGGGCCTGGAATCATCGCGCTGGATTCCTGGTGCGGATGACGACACCAGGGTCACCGTCAAACGGAATGGCGACGATGCGGTAATGCCGCTGACCCACCTGCCCCTCCATCCCCACAATGCACCGCTGCAATGGTGGCTGGAGTTGGGGCTGGTCGGGGCCGCCATCCTGGCCTACGGCATCATCCGGGTGACCGGCGCACTGCCCGCCGCCCTGGACCGCGCCAGCCGGTTCACCGCCTTCGGCACCACCGGGGCGGTTCTGGCGGTGTCTTGCGTCAGCTTCGGAGCCTGGCAGAAATGGTGGCTGGCGGCGGCCTGGCTGCTGGCCAGCTTCACCGTCATCGCCATCAGATCAGGGAACGCTCGCGCAGCAGGGCGATGA
- a CDS encoding glycosyltransferase family 4 protein, with protein sequence MKVVVAVHGRFHGFDLARELMAHDALGGLITTYPAFAARRFLGNPPGFATQPWLELARRLHDRWGIGPAPGAWLGERFSRLVANHLPDGMDVLVGWSGATLHAITPAQRRGAKVVIERGSSHVAHQAQVLASARKRYDLPVGQVDARSIALEEEEYTAADLICVPTGFAKRTFVAQGIAADKIAVNPYGVDLAHFHPSPPPAKARPLVLFVGRVGLRKGVPDLPAASRLLGGRVDVRLVGPVEPGMAPLLAVHPEIQVTGALPGAALATEYDRADIFVLPSLEEGLPLVLLQAMASGRPVVATPETGVEDIVTDGTHGCIVPSSAPEALATTLAELASNAEARAAMGREARLRVENGFGWDSYGTRALIIYQQLLDASLAPESCQ encoded by the coding sequence ATGAAAGTCGTGGTGGCGGTGCATGGGCGCTTTCACGGCTTCGATCTGGCCCGCGAGCTGATGGCCCATGACGCCCTCGGCGGGCTGATCACCACCTATCCCGCCTTCGCCGCGCGGCGCTTTCTCGGCAACCCACCCGGCTTCGCCACCCAGCCCTGGCTGGAACTGGCGCGGCGACTGCACGACCGCTGGGGCATCGGCCCGGCGCCCGGCGCCTGGCTGGGCGAGCGCTTTTCCCGCCTCGTCGCCAACCACCTGCCGGACGGGATGGATGTGCTGGTAGGCTGGAGCGGCGCCACCCTGCACGCCATCACACCCGCTCAGCGGCGTGGCGCCAAAGTTGTGATCGAGCGCGGCTCGTCGCACGTCGCCCATCAGGCCCAGGTTCTGGCCTCGGCGCGGAAGCGCTATGACCTGCCGGTGGGACAGGTCGATGCCCGCTCCATCGCCCTGGAAGAAGAGGAATACACCGCCGCCGACCTGATCTGTGTTCCCACCGGCTTCGCCAAGCGAACCTTCGTCGCCCAGGGCATCGCCGCCGACAAGATCGCCGTCAATCCCTATGGCGTCGACCTTGCCCACTTCCACCCGTCGCCGCCCCCGGCCAAGGCCCGCCCCCTGGTGCTGTTCGTCGGCCGGGTTGGGCTGCGCAAGGGAGTTCCCGATCTGCCAGCGGCGTCGCGCCTGCTAGGCGGCCGGGTGGATGTGCGGCTGGTGGGGCCGGTGGAGCCGGGCATGGCGCCGCTGCTGGCCGTTCATCCCGAAATCCAGGTGACCGGGGCCTTGCCCGGCGCCGCCCTGGCGACAGAATACGACCGCGCCGACATCTTCGTCCTGCCTTCCCTGGAGGAGGGCCTGCCCCTGGTGCTGCTTCAGGCCATGGCCTCGGGCCGCCCGGTGGTGGCAACCCCGGAAACCGGGGTCGAGGATATAGTGACCGATGGAACCCACGGGTGCATCGTCCCATCCTCAGCCCCCGAAGCCCTGGCGACGACGCTGGCGGAATTGGCCAGCAACGCCGAAGCCCGGGCCGCCATGGGCCGCGAGGCCCGCCTCCGAGTGGAAAACGGATTCGGCTGGGATTCCTACGGCACCCGCGCCCTCATTATCTACCAACAACTTCTGGACGCCAGCCTGGCGCCTGAGTCATGCCAATGA
- a CDS encoding O-antigen ligase family protein, producing MTTPDRRGGTGPGLPSWVIAPEGVLVLAALLLAPLAVLAPLLVGASVLLLAVGWRRIPWRRLDRMVLVGLAALVLWAVLSSRWSPQPGPSLRGALQLGGTLILGGLYFVFAQDLDRQGRRRVGLAFLADMGIALLALGFLVLRARFVTTSDYTLHQALAHFSRGAIVVTASVVPLAAVLFVRAGAKAVLAAVATVAVAIMLGSSGAAKMGLLALLAIAVAARVLPRAAAWVLAAALVATVIATPLLAARLPSPQRIADQWPSLSNSTHHRMTIWSFTGRNIAKKPMVGWGFDGSRSIPGADDEIRVVLHMESQDLPVTEPQLPLHPHNNMLQWWLELGLIGVAIITVVLLVALRRAATIPSRMGRSLLLAFAGTAFMVAQTSFGAWQVWWLAGLWMLAGLSAAFVRDLPAGEC from the coding sequence ATGACGACGCCCGACCGTCGCGGTGGCACGGGTCCCGGCCTTCCGTCCTGGGTGATCGCCCCCGAGGGCGTGCTGGTCCTGGCCGCCCTGCTGCTGGCGCCGCTGGCGGTGCTGGCGCCGCTGCTGGTGGGCGCCTCGGTGCTGCTGCTGGCGGTGGGCTGGCGGCGGATACCGTGGCGGCGCCTCGACCGAATGGTGCTGGTGGGGCTGGCCGCCCTGGTGCTGTGGGCCGTCCTGTCGTCACGCTGGTCGCCGCAGCCCGGCCCCAGCCTGCGCGGCGCCCTGCAGCTGGGCGGCACCCTGATCCTGGGCGGCCTTTACTTCGTCTTCGCCCAGGACCTGGATCGCCAAGGCCGGCGCCGGGTGGGCCTGGCCTTCCTGGCCGACATGGGCATCGCCCTGCTGGCCCTGGGATTCCTGGTGCTGCGCGCCCGCTTCGTCACCACCAGCGATTACACCTTGCATCAGGCCCTGGCCCATTTCAGCCGCGGCGCCATCGTCGTCACCGCCTCGGTGGTCCCCCTTGCCGCCGTCCTTTTCGTGCGCGCCGGCGCCAAGGCGGTGCTGGCCGCCGTGGCAACCGTCGCCGTGGCCATCATGCTGGGCAGTTCCGGCGCCGCCAAGATGGGGCTGCTGGCCCTGCTGGCCATCGCCGTGGCCGCCCGTGTCCTGCCCCGGGCCGCCGCCTGGGTCCTGGCGGCGGCGCTGGTGGCGACGGTGATCGCCACCCCCCTGCTGGCGGCCCGGCTGCCGTCGCCCCAGCGGATCGCCGATCAATGGCCGTCCCTCAGCAATTCCACCCATCACCGCATGACCATCTGGAGCTTCACCGGCCGCAATATCGCAAAAAAGCCCATGGTGGGCTGGGGCTTCGACGGGTCCCGCTCCATTCCCGGCGCTGACGACGAGATTCGGGTCGTCCTTCACATGGAGAGTCAGGACTTGCCGGTCACCGAACCGCAATTGCCTCTTCATCCCCATAACAACATGCTGCAATGGTGGCTGGAGCTAGGCCTGATCGGTGTCGCCATAATTACGGTGGTACTGCTGGTGGCCCTGCGGCGCGCCGCCACGATACCCAGCCGGATGGGCCGGTCCTTGCTTTTGGCCTTCGCCGGCACGGCTTTCATGGTGGCCCAGACAAGCTTCGGAGCCTGGCAAGTGTGGTGGCTGGCAGGATTATGGATGCTGGCGGGGCTAAGCGCCGCCTTTGTCCGCGACCTTCCCGCCGGAGAGTGTTGA
- a CDS encoding SGNH/GDSL hydrolase family protein, whose product MHRHLTSLALLFSVVCLGLSAMEMGVARFAPQPLVRAYGIAHPDLGTWQRPSVTFHDTTDGDYWVRANAQAFRMDEDADLSPGRRRVIIYGDSFVLGWGVNIEQAFFSLLKQSLEGRDPSLQLLNSGAGGYSTGHVKKLAEAHLAGLRPAAAVYFFNNNDIIENAITDLDYRVTDYAFAPDGTVTLTDRQPFTPWKRFLLNHTPYGWLNQHSHLFVLGKDELARLSAAHLDRLATVLENAGVPLVVVWIPSWDEIAGQGDAVKLELMARSVAALKEVAARRGFAFIDPDTLMAADSLRLPDGHFNVAGNRWFAELIEPALAQSLSRALGRDR is encoded by the coding sequence TTGCACCGCCACCTCACCTCGTTGGCCTTGCTGTTCTCCGTGGTCTGCCTGGGCCTGTCGGCCATGGAGATGGGAGTCGCCCGGTTCGCCCCCCAGCCCCTGGTACGCGCCTATGGAATCGCCCATCCCGATCTCGGCACCTGGCAGCGCCCTTCCGTCACCTTCCACGACACCACCGACGGCGATTACTGGGTCCGCGCCAATGCCCAGGCCTTCCGCATGGACGAGGATGCCGACCTGTCGCCGGGGCGCCGCCGCGTCATCATCTATGGCGATTCCTTCGTGCTGGGCTGGGGCGTGAACATCGAGCAGGCGTTCTTCTCCCTGCTCAAGCAGAGCCTGGAGGGGCGCGACCCGTCGCTGCAATTGCTCAATTCCGGCGCCGGCGGCTATTCCACCGGCCACGTCAAGAAGCTGGCCGAGGCCCATCTGGCCGGCCTGCGCCCGGCGGCGGCGGTCTATTTCTTCAACAACAACGACATCATCGAAAACGCCATCACCGACCTGGATTACCGGGTCACCGATTATGCCTTCGCCCCCGACGGCACGGTAACGCTGACCGACCGCCAGCCCTTCACGCCGTGGAAGCGCTTTCTGCTCAACCACACCCCCTATGGCTGGCTGAACCAGCATTCCCACCTCTTCGTCCTGGGCAAGGACGAGTTGGCCCGCCTGTCCGCCGCCCATCTCGACCGCCTCGCCACCGTGCTGGAAAACGCGGGCGTGCCCCTGGTGGTGGTGTGGATTCCGTCCTGGGACGAGATCGCCGGCCAGGGCGATGCCGTCAAGCTGGAGCTGATGGCCCGGTCGGTGGCGGCGCTGAAGGAGGTGGCAGCCCGGCGGGGCTTCGCCTTCATCGATCCCGACACCCTGATGGCGGCGGATTCCCTGCGCCTGCCCGACGGCCATTTCAATGTGGCCGGCAACCGCTGGTTCGCCGAACTGATCGAGCCCGCCTTGGCCCAATCCCTGTCGCGGGCGTTGGGCCGTGACCGCTAG